A single Oncorhynchus mykiss isolate Arlee chromosome 22, USDA_OmykA_1.1, whole genome shotgun sequence DNA region contains:
- the LOC110502174 gene encoding trace amine-associated receptor 13c-like translates to MEKHEDVQYCFQDRNSSCRKASLSTYIYITLYVFFSLISAVTVFLNLLVIISISHFKQLHTPTNLLILSLAVSDLLVGLIVIPVMTVAIMESCWGFGEYLCVFQIYIGCLCFSLSLGNLVLISIDRYVAVCDPLLYHSKITITRIMCCISITWCCCIIYRAANINYFVNVQVPSWCLKECTTVEGSIWVNFTDLVITMVVPCSVIITLYVKIFVVARSQARKVFSKEAVSVSGVKPVQASKSETKAAKTLAIVVFNYLICWIPSLFIFFFFSFLSDYLLAYFIHFLGLVNSLINPIIYAFLYPWFKVTAKLILTLKIRRA, encoded by the coding sequence ATGGAGAAACATGAAGATGTTCAATACTGTTTTCAGGACAGAAACTCTTCTTGCAGAAAGGCTTCGCTATCGACATATATCTACATAACACTGTACGTCTTCTTCTCATTGATTTCAGCAGTTACAGTATTTTTGAACCTACTGGTGatcatctccatctctcacttcAAGCAGCTCCACACTCCAACCAACCTGctcatcctctctctggctgtgtcagATCTCCTGGTGGGACTGATTGTGATACCAGTAATGACTGTAGCAATAATGGAATCATGCTGGGGTTTTGGGGAATATTTATGTGTGTTTCAGATCTACATTGGTTGCTTATGTTTTTCTTTATCTCTGGGCAATTTAGTCCTGATATCTATTGACCGCTATGTTGCTGTGTGTGATCCCTTATTGTACCActctaaaataacaataacaagaatCATGTGTTGTATATCCATCACCTGGTGTTGTTGTATCATATACCGTGCTGCTAATATTAATTACTTTGTAAATGTACAGGTACCAAGTTGGTGTTTGAAAGAATGTACTACTGTTGAAGGGTCAATCTGGGTTAATTTCACTGATCTTGTTATTACAATGGTTGTCCCGTGCTCTGTTATTATAACACTTTATGTGAAAATCTTTGTGGTGGCCAGATCACAGGCCAGAAAGGTATTTTCAAAAGAGGCTGTCAGTGTGTCTGGTGTTAAACCTGTACAGGCAAGTAAGTCTGAGACAAAAGCAGCAAAAACTCTAGCTATTGTTGTTTTCAACTATCTAATTTGTTGGATTCCATCtctatttattttcttttttttttcttttttaagtGATTATTTATTAGCATATTTCATCCATTTTCTGGGACTTGTTAATTCCTTAATTAATCCAATCATTTATGCTTTCCTTTATCCATGGTTTAAAGTGACAGCTAAACTTATTTTAACTTTAAAGATAAGACGTGCATAG